CTGCTATACTAAAAGCCAGAAGTCTCTGAGCCACATCTTGATACAATACCCGCTCCAGTGACTCCAAAGCTGAGTTCTCTGAGAGAATATTCGATTACTTCTGGCATCCAGTATAGGGTGACATAGAGCGGTTCACAAGGAGGTTGATTTCAGAACTACGGAAGATGAATCCTCTGCTCAGTGGGTATGCGTATTGGTCAGGTGTCCTCTCTGAGAACACAAGAGAGACTGGATGAGATACGCTAGGGCCACGGCACTTCTGATGAAAGGGGTCCGGAGGTACGGACGAGGGAGAATAGAACGTGCGTGGTCCTCACGCAAGCCCACTCCCCTCTATCAGAGTTTAGTTACCAAGCCAATTGTAATGTTGCAGCTATCCTCTGTAAGAGTACCGTATTGTGACCCTCTATGACGCTATTCTCGGTCCAGCGGGTGATACGCAAATGCTACTAAGGAAATTCGATACCCGGTCTTCTCGTGCACTGATTTCAAACTTGATTGAATCGGAGGCTTTGTCGGGACGCTGTACTGAACATTTCGAAGATTGGGTCTACCAGTTTTTCTATGACCCCCTGGTTCAGGCAGGGTGTCATAGAACAGTTGCTATGCCTACCCACTGTTCAGTACAGGGGAAGTAGGTACCACAGCAAAGGTGGGTCGTTGGTACCGACGAGTGACTCCCGTTATCGATTCACCGATTGCTCATGGCTATCAGTGCGTGTCTCGGTGAGGCATGGTTCGATGGCGCTACAAAGGACCAGAATCGCTTCGTGGTGGTTCTGTTTCGGTTTATGAATGCTTGATGGACCCGTTCCAAGGGCGTCGTATTCAGAAAGCCTCTCGACCGACATAGCTTCGTCCTCGATTAACTGTCGTTTGACTTCTGCGAGCAGAGCGTGGACGTAGATGTGTTCTTTTTTGCGCATGATTGTATCTCAGTCGAGAGAGGCGTTTGGACATCTATGGTGATACATTCGAATTATGCCTCGTTTGTGATTGAAATAAGAACGAATCGGGAGACGATGGATGTGGGGTGTGGAGTGGTGGGTGGTGGGGGTAAACAACAGAACACTGTCGTCGCCTCCCGTGTCAACCATGGACATGGAAGGGGATTAATCCACACAGTATTCCAGTTAATCAATAGTGAATGGTTCAGTGAAAGAACGCATTTAACAGGCACCAATAAGAATTGTAATGGAGATAATTTCTTTGAGTGTTCATAGACAAGTTACGAGCATGGCAGAATCACAGCATTTCTCCTACAAAGCAGATGCGAATGAACCATTGAGTACAGAAGTTGTAGCAGCGATTGCAAAGGCTCACGACGAGGACGTACTCGACCAGATGTGGCGCATTAGTGACGACATCAACACAGACGCACTCGATGGCCTCTTCCAAGACCACAATCTCGACACAACTCTGCAGTTCGACGCAGATACAACGACGGTTACTATCATAGCGGACAAAAACGGGGACCCCATCATCGAAATCGAATCACATCGATAAGTACGCAGATACACTGAGCAGGCGATCCAGTACCGGCAGTCTTGAAATCAACCCACGTTGCGAACTGTTCTATGGTACCCTAATCTAAGGCCTCTTGCAAACACTCCGGAATCGGCAACGTTTCAAGAGAATCACTCTGTCTCAGGTTATGATTTAATTGGTATTGGACTATCTCAGCAGCATGCTCTGCATGTTCGCAACGACAACTAGGCTCTTCCATTACAGTCCGATTTGGATATTCAAACGTGTCACAGTTGCAGCGTACGTCTGCTACCACATCTTCCTGAGTATCTACATAGACCTGTACAAAGAATATTGAGTCAGCAGCAAACCCTCTCACGTCATCATAGAAGACCTGAGAATTCCAAAATTCAAAGTCGTCAGAATCTGGTTTAGAATTCCCCCCCAGCATCAGTTTATCCTCCTAACCTCGTTCTCAATTTGGTCCGAAAATTCCGAGTAGATAGTTACGACCGCCTCAGCAGAGTGACGACAGAACTGGTCTCGTTCCATTCCTTTACTGTAGATATCTTCGATGAATTCTGTCTCGGAGGAGTCGCAGTCGCATTCGACCTCGGTCACATACCCAGATTCTGTTTTCACAATCACTGTGAAAATATCCACTTCAAAAATGTGCGTTTGAGTCATGCTCGACCCGCTCCCGGGAAGTCCCACCTGCCGCATGAAGGACACTTGACCCAATTCTGGACATTTTCTGGACGTTGATTTCTACAAGAAAGACAGAGTGTTGTATGGCAGTGATAGCACGATGCAACAGTAGCCGTACTCCGACACTTATCACACATTCATTGAAAAATACGGACTGAATTCTTGATTAACCTAGTATCATTCTAGAAACACTTTTGGACCGAAATATATATTATTCATGTATGCGAGAGAAAACCACTGAAGAATGGATAGAATGCCCGGTTTGCGGAGAGTCGATCTACAATAGTGAAGAGAACAAGATGGATGCCTATCGTCACGACCAGCGTTGTTCTTACTCATTGCTTGAAGAAGTGGCTGAAGAGATGTGATAAGAAGTGGTGTCAGAAAAACTCAGTCACCAACTCCCCCGTTTATGTATTATTTATACTGCTTTATATATTTTACCTCAAACCGGACAAGTCAGAACGGCGGTAATTATATAAACCACCATTTAAAATAATGGTATAGAGTCTAACATGGCTCAGGCAAACAACTCCCCCACCCTAGGAGATGGTGGCACAATACGAGATGAACAGACAGACAACTATCTTGACAAGCTGAAGGACAGAGAGACATGGATATGCTGGAGAGTTGAAAAACGAGACGGAGAAGAAACCAAAGCTCCGATCTCTCCTGTTGAATCCGGATACGCTTCTACAACAGATTCAGAAACATGGAGCAGCTTCGAGGAAGCTGTAGAATACCACGAATCACATGACACCGACGGGATTGGTTTCGTCTTCGACACAGACGATATCATTGTGGGAATTGACCTAGATGACTGTCGAGACCGTGAAACTGGAGAACTTACTGAATGGGCCGATAAAATCATTGAAGACGTAGACACGTATTGGGAAGTTAGCCCTTCAGGAACAGGATTACACGCCTACTGTGTGGGCTTCAAACCAGGGGACAAAACCCGTTCAGATATCCCAGAGTCTGAAGGTCATATCGAGATGTATGACGAGAAGCGGTTTTTCACCGTGTCCTTCAACCATTTAGAGGACTCCCGAGAAGACGTTTTCCGTACGAATTCAGCAGTTTCAGAAGTATACGAGGAGTACATTGCAGACAACGAAGAAGATGAGAATGACGATTCAAATACTCCAGAACGTTCTAAAGACCTTTCACTCACAAATGAACAGCTCATCAATAAAGCGAAGAATGCTGAAAATGGAGAGGACTTCGCTGCACTCTGGGATGGTCACACAGTTGGGTACGAAAGTCAGTCAGAAGCAGACCTAGCCCTATGCTCACACCTTGCTTTTTGGACTCAATGTGACCAGAATCAGATGGATTCCTTATTCAGAAAGTCGGGTCTGATGCGAAAGAAGTGGGACGAAGACCGTGGTGACCAGACGTATGGAGAAATCACACTGTTGAAAGCAATTGACGGATGTGACGAAGTATATGACCCTGCATCAGATTCCCCGACTGAATCAGACCTACCTGAATCAGTAGAATTGATTGAAAGAAAGGGAGGATATTACTCAATCGAAAACACTGCTGATGGGAAGCGATTCGTACAAATCACTAATTTCCAAATCGAGGTTAAATCTTATCTAGAAGATGAACATGAAGATGAAGACCGCATTGTCATCGACGTAGTTCCAGCTACTCCTGAGGAAACATACGAGGTAGTAGCTCAGCCATCTGATTTTGCAGATACTCGCAAGTTCCGTAACAATGTCTGCACTGGCCGCACTACCATATTCAGTGGTGGTCAGAACGAACTCAATGACCTGAAGATTATCGCTGGGATGCAGGACGCTCCCTCTCGTGAGAGAGTTACTACGATTGGGATCCATGATGCCGAAGTAGTTACTCCTCGTGGAGTCTACGACGAAGGTGGAGAAGTCGAAGAGCCAAGTCACGAGTACGAACGAGTGGGGAATTCAGTTGAACAAGATTGGACTGTGGAGAGCATCGGAGAATTCGATAATGACGAAGTAGCGAAGATATTGAAATTACTTCCACAGATAAGAAACAAGGAACGATGGTTACCTGTTATAGGATACTACTACGCATCTGTTCACTCCGCCGAGATAAGAGATATAGAGGGTGAATTCCCTCTACTCAACATTACTGGTGAAACCGGTTCTGGGAAGACCACAAGTACAGAGACTTGTTCACAATGCTTCGGACTAAGGAGTGTTCATAAAATCGATTCGACAGATTACGTTCTGATGCGAGAAATGAGTGCTACTAACTGCGTCCCCATCCCGTTTGACGAATACAAACCATCTGATTACAGCGACGGAGATATGAGCCAGTTCCATCGACGTTTGCGGAATGTAACTCGTGGAGCAATCGAAGCTCGTGGGAATGCAAGCGGCTCTGACGATGTTTACCAACACAGTTCGCCTGTTACCGTTATCGGAGAGAGCGAAATCCAAGGAAATGCTGAGAGACGAAGGTCTATCAGAACTACGTTTAAGAAAGACGTGAGGGAGGACCCTGAGGTTCAAGAGAGCTTCACAAAAATTCAGCAGTACGATTTAGAGGAACATGCACGAGCGGTATACGCTTATGCAGTACGAGATGGCGTGATAGATGAAATTGAACAGTCTTGGCGTGTATGCGACAACCGGATAGCCCAACTAGTGGATACTGCAGAAATTGATGGTCTTGAATTTACTGCCCTCCAAGCTACTTGGTATGGTCTCGGTCTTTACGAAATGCTCTGTGATGAATTCGGGATCCAACCATCAATTACTCAGAGCGAGAAGGAAGAAGCAATTCAGTACATTGCTGGGAAAATGGGTGATGAGGAAAGAACCAGTCACGTTGACCAGTGGTTCAGTATTGCATCCACACTGGCACGTCGGGGGATGTTAGACCACGAGAAGGATTACATCTTCCAAGATGACAAGAATGAATTACGTATTAAATTAACTGAAGTCCATCACAAGATACGGAAGTACGTCAGAGACCACGACTTGGACTACGATGTGTTATCGTCCGAGAAGGACTATCAGAAGCGAATTAAGGAAATGTCCGAAAGTAATGAATCATACATCAAGGAATACAGTTACCCTGACGGCCGTATCAATCGCTGCATTGTACTGGACTATGAGCAAGCACAGGCGGAGATAGATGGGTTCGACCATAGGGACTTTGACCTGGCGTAAGAATTTACATCATACATACAACTTTTCCACAGACAGATCGCAACACCAGGGCTGTTTTGCGAATTTTACGCAAAATCTGGCCTGTATGCTTCTCCTTCTGGAATAAATAGCCCTTCTATAACACAGAAGGAGGTAGATATAAGCGTAAAATTCGTAAAACAAGATTCAATTCTTATATATTATCGAGATAGACGAACTGAAACCAGATTTATCAGAAACCTCAGAAAGTGTAAAATTGGCGTAGAATCTCAACGATTTTTACGCTCGGTTATTTTCTTTGCAGAGTTATTTATATATGGATCGATAACGATAATATTTCATTAGCTACAAATGTGTAATCATATGGCTGCTAAAACGAGCACAATCCCAGAACGCTATTAACCGATATCAAGGTAGGCTACGGAAAATTGAAAGAGAAAAAATTTGAGAAGAGTATGGAAAACGAGTGGAGGTTAGTCGGTGTATCCGATGTGGGTTCCAGCTACGAGTACTCGTTACAGAAGACAATGTGAGTCTGGAAGAGTGGTCTGAGACACACGACGAGAGAGACAGAGAGTTAAATTAAGATAGTGCGGCTGTACGTGATGCGTACGTGGATGCGTCTGCTTGGTAGTTTTTCAATATTTCTATTATAATTTTAATCATCATAAGAATATGCGATTAGAGTTAAAAGGATCTTTCTAAAACTTCCTGTTGCTGATGAAGTACGAAATTCAACTAACAGACGAGATCCGGAATAGAGCAGTTGAACGAGCAGCCGGTCGAGACCTCGGAGAATATGGTGGGGAGGACATTGGAAGAACTGAACAGGAACAGACAAAAGATACTGTTGTTGGGTATGTTGGTGAGGAACTTGTGTTTAAACTTCTCTCTGAATTCCCTAAGATTCGTAGAATTGAGATAGTTGATGAAAAAGAAGACACAGAATCAGATATTCGAGTGTTTCTTGAGGAAGTTGACGAACCTTTCCTCATTGATGTGAAAGCGAGAAAGATGTGGGAGCTGAAAACACCGTCAGACCCTGATATTTTGCATAGAGTCAAGGAATCGAAACCATACCTCGGCTCAGATATTTTCGTACAGGTCCAGCTGTTTGAAGACGAAAACGGGAATGTGAACCGTGGTATCGTGATTGGGTTCGTTACTGCTTCAGACTTCAAGAATGCGGATGAATTCTTCTTTGGTTCTGGTTTTAAACTCCTTCGTGAATTCTCTGATTTACGACCAATGAGAGACATTCTGAAAGCAGGGTACAAGGAGATGAAATATAGAGACGAAATTGGAAATCGCTGCATGATGGGAGAAATGATTACGTCTGAATTTTCTGGACTGAGCATCCGTGAGCTTGACTCCAATCATGACCCTTCTCAGTGTGATTGTAATTTAACTGAAGAAGGCTACAAGAATAACTGAACTTCAGTCTTCGTACCGTTCTTTCTTGTATTTTTTCAGTGTTTGTGGTAGGTCATCCCCTTGTAGTGCTTCGTCTGCTACTTGCTCTATCATAGAATATATACTATATTTTCCTTCGAGTATGGTTTTGAATGTCCGGATCCAAAGCTGGATGACTCCAACTGTTATTAAAAGATAATTTTGGTTCTGCTGAAAATCTCGAATCTGCTCTCTCTGAGCTTGAGTCTTGTTCTCCAGTTTCTCGATCCTCTCAACTACGTTTTCAAATTCTGCTCTGGAAAGGGTGATATCGACGCCCCCCGTGTCTTCTTCTCTCAGAAGTTCTCTACCGAAGTCACCTTTCTGAATTGCTGTCCTTCCTTTGTCAGTAAGAGTGGCTACTCGGCGGTCTCGCTCATCATACTCTTTTTCGATTAGTCCATCATCCACAACTCGTGGAAACCAGTAGTCTATCTGATTCCTTGAAAAACCGGTTTCAGACCGGATTTGAGTAACGTTTGCTTTGTTTCCGTTCTGTACAACTGCTTGCAAGAATTCTTTCTTCCGCTTTTTATTCACACTCATACATTAGTGTGAGAAAGGTTATACTAAAGGGCTTACCCCCACTTCCTCCCGCTTGAAATGGGGCGTAAATTCAGTGGGTAGTAAGTGGGTTCCAGTGGGGTTTAGGACCGCTACCGACAATCTTCTTTGGAAGTACCCGTTCTATTGTGTTTCAGCAGAGCCACAAGTCTACATGTGAGTGTTCTTCGTTTGGGCTCAGAACATGATCTACAGTAGAGTGCAAAATTTCGATTTCCCGAAACTGCCTACAAGTATTAGAGATTCCCAACATTCACTCTGACTTTAGCTACATCTCCGATATTATTTCACTTTCACCTTGGCAAATTCCGAGGGTTTAATGCAAGTGACTTTTAAATATTATATCGTAGTTGACTGGTCGGCGCCTTGATGAAGCGGATCAAGGCTGAGAGGCTGGATGGCGACAAAATCGATAGAAACTGTGAAAATGAGCAGAAACATCTACAGGACTGGAATGTCCATCGAAGAGGGTACCGCAAATCAGATAATCAATGAGCTTAACGAGGAGCGAGTAACGACAATCGAGTTCCTTGGCGCCATGTCAAAAGAAGATAAGGCAATAACAAGGATTGGCGCACTCGGTGATGATTACGTCGTATTGCTCTCAACTGTTGAAGAACCTGAAGTCGGTTTAGAACCAGTTTCTATGATTGTTCCTCTGGAAATTGGTTTCGAGGCCGTTGCTACCTCGTTAATTGAAACCGGAAAGATTGCAAAGTTGCATAACGATGTGATAACTGTCAAAATTCAGGATGGACCACTCGCTAATAATCTCCGACGTGCTTTAAACCACGCCCAGTCGGTCAACGTAGAGGAGTAGCACATTAGTGTAACAAATTCACGGACGCACCTGCCTGCCCGCTATTTAGGTGAGTTGTAGAGGGTCGGCAGGTTAGCAGATTTGATGGAATTGGAATTGGTACTGTCGTGTCTCAGATAACTTGTTTGGGACAAACTTCCAACGCAACTGTGACTGTCTCAATATCTCCTTCGGGCATGATTCAGGGGATCGTAAAAGCTCACCTCTGTCAAGGCTCTATTATCGGGTTCTCTCACTAACCACAGCTTTATGCATTAGGCCTTGAAGAGCTGTTTTATAATCTATATGGCCCGTCACGACACTGATCTTCCATTTGGGGATGCGTTCTCTCCAGCGCAACTCCACACGGATGATGACCGGCCAGAGCTTGCTGCCGTTCTGGAGATGGCGAAAGAGTACGAAGGTCGAGAAGACGCATTCGACGAAGCCATTCGAGAGGCCTTCTTCCCCGACGATGATGATACGACTCGTGCGAAAAACGTCCGACTAGGAATGAAGGACAGAGGGTACAAAATCACGGATGACGAGTTCTACTTCACCGAACTGGGTGACGAACTCTATGATCTCCGTGACGACCCAGATGCCCTCTATGACCGATTTGCTCAGTACATCCTACGTGACCTCCATGGGCTGAAGGGAATTGAGGTCGTTGAGGACCTGGAGGCAGAAGGGAGAAAGACGGTCAACGATAATATCAAAGAGGAATTCAAGAAGCAGTATGACTTCCACATCGATGAAACGAGCAATCACTGGAGTCAGATGCGGGCGTGGATGTCCGAAGCGGGCGTTGTAAATAAAGGAACGCACCGCTACGATATTGACCGTACTCGGATTGAGGAGCTGATTGGCGTCGATTCAGAGGATATTGTAGAGCTTGATGGACTCAACGAGCAACAACAAGCATTCCTCCGTTCATTAGCCTTGATCGACCCACCGGGAGAGGTCAAGAGCCGGACAGTCAAACGAATCGCTGAACATGCCTATGGAGTTAACATCAGCCAATCTAATATCAGTCGGAGAACGCTTGACCCGTTGGAAGAAGCAGGGTATATCCAATGGGAACATGTCTCTGGGAAGCCAAACCTAATCGAGACAACCGACAAGTTCGACGCAGAGGTACTGAAGCCCGTTCTTGATGATCTCTCAGAGCGTGTTGGTGTTCCTCGCCATGTCCTCAGGCTTTCGTTCGAAGAAATAATGGAGGAATTGGATTCGGATTCGACCCATGAGAAAGGTATTGCACTTGAAACGCTCACCGTGAAAACAGGGAGGTTACTGGGACTCGACTTCGTTGGTTGGAGAGTTCGGGGTAGAAAGACAGGTGGCTCCGAAGTGGACATAGTGATGGACGAGATCGATACCACGTTCAATCGCTGGCAAATCCAGTGTAAAAACACTAAGAGCCAGTTGGGGGCGAAACAAGTCTCACGTGAGGTCGGAATCTCCCGAATCATACAGACAAATACCATCCTCATGATCGCCCGAGGAGGCGTCTCGCAGGATGCAAGGCAGTACGCTAATCAAGTAATGCGACACGAGAATCTGGCCATCATGTTTCTCGAAGGCGACGATATTGAGGAGCTTGACGAGAACACCGACCATCTACTCACCGTCCTGAGGGGCGAAGCCCGTAGGATTCACAACATCAAGCGACTCGATAGGCGAGAGGTAGAACAGGAAGATGGAATGGATCTCATCGACCGAGAAGACGAAGCACTGGAAGAATTCGAAGACGAACTGGATTTCGAGCAAGAACAGCCGTCTCTAAACGATTTCACTCCTGATGAAGACGAAAGCTCAAAGAATTAGTCGTCTCCAATCTCAGCGAAATCCCCGAAATCAGACTGGTCTTCATCTAATCGCTTTTTGATCTCGTCTTCGGTGAGGAAACGAAACTGAGAAGTCTCCAGGTATTTTTCCTCCTGTTCGAACGCCATCCAGTAGCGTCCTTTCTGCTGAGCAATGCTACCCGTCAGATTGCTACCTCCGAAGATATCTAACACAACAGGTCTGTCGAGACGACCCTCATCCCATTCATCATAAGGAGGATTCGGCGTCAAGTAATCAATGAAGAATTCAGGGATCTGGCGAGGGAAGCGAGCGGGGTGAGAATCGAATCCGAACTCTCGGCACATCGAGAGATAGTGCGTATTGCTCGCTGTGTTCGATGCCTCAATCACGTTGTCTGCCGTTCGACCACCCATACCAAGCCTTCGGAGCAGATCGCCAGCAGAAGCATCCTCAAGTT
The window above is part of the Halosimplex rubrum genome. Proteins encoded here:
- a CDS encoding UPF0058 family protein — encoded protein: MRKKEHIYVHALLAEVKRQLIEDEAMSVERLSEYDALGTGPSSIHKPKQNHHEAILVLCSAIEPCLTETRTDSHEQSVNR
- a CDS encoding HalOD1 output domain-containing protein; the protein is MAESQHFSYKADANEPLSTEVVAAIAKAHDEDVLDQMWRISDDINTDALDGLFQDHNLDTTLQFDADTTTVTIIADKNGDPIIEIESHR
- a CDS encoding phage NrS-1 polymerase family protein — its product is MAQANNSPTLGDGGTIRDEQTDNYLDKLKDRETWICWRVEKRDGEETKAPISPVESGYASTTDSETWSSFEEAVEYHESHDTDGIGFVFDTDDIIVGIDLDDCRDRETGELTEWADKIIEDVDTYWEVSPSGTGLHAYCVGFKPGDKTRSDIPESEGHIEMYDEKRFFTVSFNHLEDSREDVFRTNSAVSEVYEEYIADNEEDENDDSNTPERSKDLSLTNEQLINKAKNAENGEDFAALWDGHTVGYESQSEADLALCSHLAFWTQCDQNQMDSLFRKSGLMRKKWDEDRGDQTYGEITLLKAIDGCDEVYDPASDSPTESDLPESVELIERKGGYYSIENTADGKRFVQITNFQIEVKSYLEDEHEDEDRIVIDVVPATPEETYEVVAQPSDFADTRKFRNNVCTGRTTIFSGGQNELNDLKIIAGMQDAPSRERVTTIGIHDAEVVTPRGVYDEGGEVEEPSHEYERVGNSVEQDWTVESIGEFDNDEVAKILKLLPQIRNKERWLPVIGYYYASVHSAEIRDIEGEFPLLNITGETGSGKTTSTETCSQCFGLRSVHKIDSTDYVLMREMSATNCVPIPFDEYKPSDYSDGDMSQFHRRLRNVTRGAIEARGNASGSDDVYQHSSPVTVIGESEIQGNAERRRSIRTTFKKDVREDPEVQESFTKIQQYDLEEHARAVYAYAVRDGVIDEIEQSWRVCDNRIAQLVDTAEIDGLEFTALQATWYGLGLYEMLCDEFGIQPSITQSEKEEAIQYIAGKMGDEERTSHVDQWFSIASTLARRGMLDHEKDYIFQDDKNELRIKLTEVHHKIRKYVRDHDLDYDVLSSEKDYQKRIKEMSESNESYIKEYSYPDGRINRCIVLDYEQAQAEIDGFDHRDFDLA
- a CDS encoding restriction endonuclease; amino-acid sequence: MARHDTDLPFGDAFSPAQLHTDDDRPELAAVLEMAKEYEGREDAFDEAIREAFFPDDDDTTRAKNVRLGMKDRGYKITDDEFYFTELGDELYDLRDDPDALYDRFAQYILRDLHGLKGIEVVEDLEAEGRKTVNDNIKEEFKKQYDFHIDETSNHWSQMRAWMSEAGVVNKGTHRYDIDRTRIEELIGVDSEDIVELDGLNEQQQAFLRSLALIDPPGEVKSRTVKRIAEHAYGVNISQSNISRRTLDPLEEAGYIQWEHVSGKPNLIETTDKFDAEVLKPVLDDLSERVGVPRHVLRLSFEEIMEELDSDSTHEKGIALETLTVKTGRLLGLDFVGWRVRGRKTGGSEVDIVMDEIDTTFNRWQIQCKNTKSQLGAKQVSREVGISRIIQTNTILMIARGGVSQDARQYANQVMRHENLAIMFLEGDDIEELDENTDHLLTVLRGEARRIHNIKRLDRREVEQEDGMDLIDREDEALEEFEDELDFEQEQPSLNDFTPDEDESSKN